The sequence ATGGCACGAAAAGCGATAGTAACTGGAAAGAATTAGGAAGCAAACTTAACAAAGCTCCTGATGATCGCGTTCGTGTTTTTTATTACTCTACTGCTCCTCATCTATTTGGAAGCATTAGTAAAAATCTTTCTGAACATAAACTTATCACAAAAGAGTCTCGCGTTGTTCTGGAAAAGCCAATTGGCACTGACAGTGCATCAGCTAACGAGATTAATGAAAGTGTAAGTCGCTATTTTAGCGAGCACCAAATTTACCGTATTGACCACTATCTTGGAAAAGAAACCGTCCAGGATATTACAGCAATACGTTTTGCTAATCCCTTTATGGGAGCTGTGTGGTCCCACGAATATATTCAGAGTATTCAAATTACAGCTGCAGAGACTGTCGGTGTCGAAGGGCGCGCTTCTTATTATGATACGTCAGGCGCCTTACGCGACATGATCCAAAACCATCTGCTGCAAATATTGAGCCTTTGCGCAATGGAAGCGCCAAACTCTCTTGAAGCAGACGACGTCCGCAATGCAAAAGTGGCTGTTTTAAAAGCTTTGCGCCCTATTAAAGGCGAATCTATTCGCAATGAAACCATGCGTGCCCAATATACTAAGGGTGGCATAGGTGACCAACCTGTCCCAGGCTATCTTGAAGAGCTGGGTCATGACAGCAACACCGAGACATATGCTTTAATGAGAGCTTATGTAGATACACCACGCTGGAAAGATGTGCCTTTTTATCTTCGCACACTTAAGCGTTCTACAGTCAAAGTGAGCGAAGTTGTGGTAACGTTTAAGCCAAGTGCTAACGGTGTCTTTAAACACCGTGCCGGTCTAAACAAACTTGTCATTCGTCTGCAACCTAACGAAGGATTGGAGTTATTCCTTAACGCTAAGGATCCGTCTTCACCAATTTTCTCTTTCCAGCAACTACCTCTTTCAGGAAAATTTGCTACTGTAGATGGCTCGCCTATTCCTGATTCATATGAGCGCCTGATGCTTGACGTTGTACGTGATGACCCAACTCTCTTTATTCGTCGTGACG comes from Aristophania vespae and encodes:
- the zwf gene encoding glucose-6-phosphate dehydrogenase; amino-acid sequence: MVGSQQTAPFDYIIFGATGDLTMRKLIPGLYNQLRIGHIPKDARIIGTARSHHTREEFIELAHQALDRFIPEVNKDEAIICEFLKKIDYVVLDGTKSDSNWKELGSKLNKAPDDRVRVFYYSTAPHLFGSISKNLSEHKLITKESRVVLEKPIGTDSASANEINESVSRYFSEHQIYRIDHYLGKETVQDITAIRFANPFMGAVWSHEYIQSIQITAAETVGVEGRASYYDTSGALRDMIQNHLLQILSLCAMEAPNSLEADDVRNAKVAVLKALRPIKGESIRNETMRAQYTKGGIGDQPVPGYLEELGHDSNTETYALMRAYVDTPRWKDVPFYLRTLKRSTVKVSEVVVTFKPSANGVFKHRAGLNKLVIRLQPNEGLELFLNAKDPSSPIFSFQQLPLSGKFATVDGSPIPDSYERLMLDVVRDDPTLFIRRDEVEAAWAWVEPTLQAWAEDKVPMEHYAAGSRGPIAAKTFIAKTGDEWHENMKL